The Streptomyces sp. NBC_00483 genome contains the following window.
AGTTCCGCGGCGAGTTCGGCGGCGCCGCGCAGCAGCGGCACCGAAGGCAGCAGGTCGGCGGGCGACGGTGTGCCGACCGCCCGTTCCGTGGCGTGGCCGAAGCGTGGGGTGAGGACGCCTTCGAGGGCGGCCGACAGGCGCTGGGCCAGGTCGCGGTCCTTGTCGGTCGCGGCGAGCGTGAGCCATTCCGTGGGCCGGTCGTGCACGAGCAGCAGGGCGCAGCCCGTGTGCAGGAGGGCGGCGACCGGGCCCGCCGGGTGCCCCGCGAGCTGCTGCCACACGCGCTCGCGCAGCGGGACCTCGGCGAGCTTGCCCTGGTCGCGCAGCCACTCCTCGACCTCGGTGAGCGCGAAGGAGGGGCTGGTCTCGGTACCGCCGACCGGCCTGGGGAAGTCCGCATGCCTGCGGCGCCAGTTGCTGACGGCGGCGCGCCCCACCCCGGCGAGCCGGGCGATTCCCGCGGCCGTCACCTCTGTCGCGTTGTCCTGCACCGAGCCGACTCCCCTCCGGACGCCTGTCCCGCAGATACGTCCTGACGTGCCTGTGCGACCGACCATACAGACTCCCGCGTAAGACCCGCATTCACAGCCGTGAGCGCATCAAGTTCTGTGTACGCGGTTGACTCGGTTCACAGACGGTGCTGTTATTGCCTCAGCCAACCGCCGGATACACGGAAAGCCGGGGGGAGGTTGGCTTCTCTCATCGGAGGAACAGCTATGTCCCAGACCCAGCCGCCCCAGTCACCCCATTCGCCCCAACAGCACCCCCAGTACCCGCCGTTCCAGCAGCAGCCGCCGCAGCAGGTCGCGCGCAACGGGCTGGGGACGGCCGCGTTGATCCTCGGCGTCATCGGCGCCCTGTCGGGGCTGATCCCACTGCTGTTCTGGCTGGCCGGGATCCTCGGTGTGATCGCCCTGATCCTGGGCCTGACGGGGCGCGGCAGGGCCAAGCGCGGCGAGGCCACGAACAAGGGCGTCGCCCTGACCGGCACGATCCTCGGCCTCGCGGCCATGGGCCTCGCGGTCTTCGGTGCGTACACGACGTTCAAGGCGGTGGACGACGCGGTCGACGAGATCAACAAGTCGGTGTCCGACACGAAGGCCAAGGACGCGAAGTCGTCCGGCGACGCGAAGGACAAGGACGGCGAGAGCGGCAAGGGCGACGAGAAGCCGGCCGCCGGCAAGACGCTCGCCGCGGGCGACTCCGTGGTCTACGACGACGACCTGACCGTCTCCGTCTCCAACGCGGTCACGTTCAGCCCGAGCGAGTACGCGGCGGGCCACAAGAACGGCAACCACGCCTACAAGGTCACGGTCACCGTCACCAACGACTCCAAGGAGAAGTTCGACGCGACCCTGCTGACCGCGAACGCCCGCGCGGGCGAGGACGGCACCAAGGCGGAGCAGATCGTCGACGACAAGGTCGCCATGGGCTTCGAGGGCACGGTCCTGCCCGGCAAGAAGGCCACGGTCGTCTACGGATTCGACGCCCCGGCGGACGCGAAGAACCTGACCGTCGAGGTCACGCCGAGCTTCGACTACGACGGCACGCAATGGGACCTGAAGCTGTAGCAGCCGAGCGAGGAGCTCACAGGGGGGTGGTGCGGCAGGCGCTCACAGCGCGTGCCGCATCCACACGTTCGGCTCGACGTACACGGCGTAGCCGCCCTCCGGTTCGCAGTGCACCGGCACCAGCGCGCCGGGCACCTCGACCGGACCGGCGGTGTC
Protein-coding sequences here:
- a CDS encoding DUF4190 domain-containing protein, whose product is MSQTQPPQSPHSPQQHPQYPPFQQQPPQQVARNGLGTAALILGVIGALSGLIPLLFWLAGILGVIALILGLTGRGRAKRGEATNKGVALTGTILGLAAMGLAVFGAYTTFKAVDDAVDEINKSVSDTKAKDAKSSGDAKDKDGESGKGDEKPAAGKTLAAGDSVVYDDDLTVSVSNAVTFSPSEYAAGHKNGNHAYKVTVTVTNDSKEKFDATLLTANARAGEDGTKAEQIVDDKVAMGFEGTVLPGKKATVVYGFDAPADAKNLTVEVTPSFDYDGTQWDLKL